TCTGGCCGGACCAAAATTACTGGGGGAATGGTACCCTGGCAAAAATTGTTATTTAGTTAAGTTGCCAAAATCTGAAACTTAACCCAATTTTCCCTTGCGGGGTTTTGTGTATCTTTATATAAACTTAGCCTTACCGCTTATTTCCAATCAATAAAGAATGTATGGTTGGTATGAGCAGCAAGCCTCTTCAACTTAAGCACCAAAATTTTCCCATCATCCTTGAGCTCATACTCTGGAACCCTTACCCCTATCAGTTCAGGTTTTATAGAAATCTCTCGCACCGGCCGAGCTGGGGCGATGTAGACCAGGATGCCTTTAACCTCAGATGAGCCCTGATTCGAGATGTTGACTACAATTCTTGAGTGTCCGCGCCTTTTCGCATTTACAAAAACATCTTCAAACCCCTGCCACCAGTCTGCCATCTCTTTGCAGGTTGCAAACCAGACATTTTTACCTTTAAAGAACTCGACCAACCGCTTTAGGACCACAATCCTTTTCTCCTCGCAGAGGAGGTGACTGTGGAGGAAAAGGAGGTAGGCGCCCTGCACCTCATAGACCCCCAAGAAGTCATCTCTCAGGGCAGAAAAGATTTCTGTAGTGTCCTGAAGGCTATCTTTGATCAAAAGTTCATAATCGTCCCTTCCGGTCTTAGGAAGGGCAATAAGACCCCTTTTCCCTATTCCAATAACCCTTGGACAGGCTCGGTCCTGAAGGCTGTCTGTACAGATATATTGATACCTTAACTCCGCGAGCGCTTTGAGCGTTGATGAGTCATACCCCCCCTCTGGCGGACGAAAGCCCCAGACCTTTTTGCCGGTTAGCCCCTCAATCAACTCCTTCCCCTGTTTTAATCTTGCTAACCGCTCTTCATAATCCTCCCCGCGATAAACCGCCACACCGTGCAGCCCGATCTCACCATATTCGGCAAGTGTTTTTGTGATGACAGGGCTGTTCTTTGCCTCTTCAGGCACCAGGAAGAAGGTGCCGCTCAGACCTTCATTACTCAAGACCCTCAATGCATTTAGCGCTTGGGAATACCTGAATTCGGCATCGCAGACAAAGACCACAGCCGCCTCTGCCCTCTTATCCACACTGGGCCAGGGGTTGATCCAGGCAACTGGCTCTTTTCTCAACCAGGAGATTGAGTTTGCCAAAAGCCGCTCCCATACCACCTGATGGGTTTTGCTGCCGACCACCGCACCCAATTCAAACCCAGCCCAGAGAAATCTACCCTGGCGATACTCACCATAAAGAAGCCCGCAGTTTTTAT
This genomic window from candidate division WOR-3 bacterium contains:
- a CDS encoding polysaccharide deacetylase family protein, with the translated sequence SLFGVEVTGEIGPKGNVSASLTLKGNSPLSYRIPPGFRLEVTTYDHPLVVKAVEPRTTPLGYWYEFRTPSDLPFMSDKNCGLLYGEYRQGRFLWAGFELGAVVGSKTHQVVWERLLANSISWLRKEPVAWINPWPSVDKRAEAAVVFVCDAEFRYSQALNALRVLSNEGLSGTFFLVPEEAKNSPVITKTLAEYGEIGLHGVAVYRGEDYEERLARLKQGKELIEGLTGKKVWGFRPPEGGYDSSTLKALAELRYQYICTDSLQDRACPRVIGIGKRGLIALPKTGRDDYELLIKDSLQDTTEIFSALRDDFLGVYEVQGAYLLFLHSHLLCEEKRIVVLKRLVEFFKGKNVWFATCKEMADWWQGFEDVFVNAKRRGHSRIVVNISNQGSSEVKGILVYIAPARPVREISIKPELIGVRVPEYELKDDGKILVLKLKRLAAHTNHTFFIDWK